Proteins encoded within one genomic window of Tidjanibacter massiliensis:
- a CDS encoding sugar O-acetyltransferase, whose translation MSIEEFKEYVKGRCPLDTEEIHRFMDEMSDRARRVTFRLNTAYHTPDEVRGLLSELFGYEVPESLRLFPPFYTDFGGNITVGEDVFINACCHFQDHGGVFIGNGCQIGHNVVFATLNHGLPPETRRHPFPAPIVLGKNVWIGSNATVLQGVTIGDNAVVGAGAVVTKDVAANTVVGGVPAKFIKYI comes from the coding sequence ATGAGTATCGAAGAATTTAAGGAGTATGTGAAAGGGCGCTGTCCGCTCGATACGGAGGAGATACACCGTTTCATGGACGAAATGAGCGACCGGGCGAGGCGGGTCACGTTCCGGTTGAATACGGCGTATCATACGCCGGACGAGGTGCGGGGATTGCTGTCCGAACTGTTCGGCTATGAGGTACCAGAGTCGCTCCGTCTCTTTCCGCCGTTCTATACCGATTTCGGCGGGAACATTACTGTCGGCGAGGATGTTTTCATCAATGCCTGCTGCCATTTTCAGGACCACGGCGGCGTCTTCATCGGGAACGGCTGCCAAATCGGACACAATGTGGTGTTCGCCACGCTCAACCACGGATTGCCGCCCGAAACGCGCAGGCATCCCTTTCCCGCCCCTATCGTTCTCGGGAAAAATGTCTGGATAGGTTCCAACGCGACCGTTCTGCAGGGGGTGACCATTGGAGACAATGCCGTCGTCGGGGCGGGTGCGGTCGTGACGAAGGACGTGGCCGCGAATACGGTCGTGGGCGGAGTGCCGGCGAAGTTTATCAAATACATCTGA
- a CDS encoding SDR family NAD(P)-dependent oxidoreductase: MHRRRVSLNFGTGLESDVAGEERRYALVTGASQGLGRCYALELARCGIDTVLVSLPDSGLNEVVIESRRLGVRCIPFEIDLCDEEALSVLCRDVNAGYPLFMLINNAGTGGTRRFASCTSDYLDRILHLNVSVPTLLTFYLLPNLQRAPEAFILNVASMAAFSPTGFKTVYPATKRFVLQFSLGLREELRGAKIAVSVVTPGPMKTNGEVTGRIERQKFFGRLGLLSPEKVARISLRGLLRRKAVILPGWSNRINGLLLLLIPIFIRIRLMSRVVARELDVPPVPTR, translated from the coding sequence ATGCATCGAAGGAGGGTATCGCTGAATTTTGGGACAGGTCTGGAGTCCGATGTGGCTGGTGAGGAACGCCGTTATGCGCTCGTTACGGGTGCGAGTCAGGGATTGGGACGTTGCTATGCTCTCGAACTGGCCCGGTGCGGTATCGATACAGTGCTCGTTTCATTGCCCGATAGCGGTCTGAATGAGGTGGTTATCGAGTCGCGGCGTTTGGGGGTGCGATGTATTCCTTTCGAGATTGATTTGTGCGACGAAGAGGCATTGAGTGTCCTTTGTCGGGATGTCAATGCCGGTTATCCGCTCTTCATGCTGATTAATAATGCGGGGACTGGCGGAACACGACGTTTCGCATCTTGTACTTCCGATTATCTTGACCGCATCTTACACTTGAATGTCTCGGTTCCTACGCTGTTGACCTTTTATCTGCTTCCGAATCTGCAACGTGCTCCCGAGGCTTTCATTCTCAATGTAGCGAGTATGGCGGCCTTTTCGCCAACCGGTTTCAAGACGGTTTATCCCGCCACCAAGCGTTTCGTGCTCCAGTTTTCGCTCGGTTTGCGGGAAGAGTTGCGCGGTGCAAAAATTGCGGTAAGCGTCGTTACTCCCGGACCGATGAAGACCAATGGAGAGGTAACGGGCCGTATCGAACGACAGAAATTCTTCGGCCGGCTGGGGTTGCTTTCCCCCGAGAAGGTGGCCCGCATTAGTCTCCGCGGACTGTTGCGTCGCAAGGCGGTCATTCTACCCGGCTGGTCGAACCGCATCAACGGATTGTTGCTCCTGCTTATTCCTATATTTATCCGTATCCGGCTGATGTCGCGCGTCGTCGCTCGGGAGCTTGATGTGCCGCCTGTTCCGACCCGGTGA
- a CDS encoding NAD-dependent epimerase/dehydratase family protein, whose amino-acid sequence MKFVMGKTVLITGANSLLGTHTICELLSAGYAVRGLLRCLGSYVGVEDPALELVEGEFTDRETLRRAMHGCDYVVHCAAKTGQSGSYDSYEQVNVTATERLVELASECGVKRVVNVASANVFAYGTKGQPGDETRSMAAPFTESAYARSKFEALQRLEHFRNQVEIVTVCPTFMIGAWDSRPSSGRIILMGYGRRIVFCPPGGKNFVAANDVARGIVAALARGNSGERYLLAGENYSYAEFYRLLAERTGHCQHLIHIPAWSLRIIGAIGDLLGKAGLRSEVSRTNMRILCIGNYYTNAKSIRELELHYRPLAEAIDEAVAWFRLHGMLPK is encoded by the coding sequence ATGAAGTTTGTTATGGGGAAAACTGTTCTTATTACCGGAGCCAACAGTCTCTTGGGGACACATACGATTTGCGAGCTGTTATCGGCCGGTTATGCGGTACGGGGTCTGCTTCGCTGTCTCGGTTCCTATGTGGGAGTCGAAGACCCGGCGCTGGAACTTGTCGAAGGTGAATTTACCGATAGAGAAACTTTACGTCGGGCGATGCATGGGTGCGACTATGTGGTGCATTGCGCTGCCAAAACAGGGCAGTCGGGTTCTTATGATTCTTACGAACAGGTGAATGTGACGGCGACGGAGCGATTGGTTGAACTCGCTTCCGAGTGTGGTGTGAAACGAGTTGTCAATGTCGCCAGTGCGAATGTTTTCGCTTATGGTACCAAAGGACAGCCGGGCGATGAGACGAGGTCCATGGCCGCTCCGTTTACCGAATCTGCCTATGCGAGGAGCAAGTTCGAGGCGTTGCAACGGCTGGAGCATTTTCGGAATCAGGTTGAAATTGTGACGGTCTGTCCCACTTTCATGATTGGTGCATGGGATTCCCGACCGAGTTCGGGACGTATCATCCTGATGGGGTATGGCCGTCGTATCGTGTTTTGTCCGCCCGGTGGCAAAAATTTTGTCGCGGCCAACGATGTGGCTCGGGGCATCGTTGCTGCCCTTGCGCGGGGGAATAGCGGAGAACGATACCTCCTTGCGGGTGAGAATTATTCCTATGCGGAGTTCTACCGTCTGCTCGCTGAGCGCACGGGGCATTGCCAGCATCTCATTCATATTCCTGCTTGGTCGCTTCGCATTATCGGTGCAATCGGAGATTTGCTGGGCAAAGCAGGTCTGAGAAGCGAGGTTTCGCGTACGAATATGCGTATACTTTGCATCGGCAACTATTACACGAATGCTAAGTCTATCCGGGAGCTGGAACTGCACTACCGGCCTCTTGCCGAGGCAATCGATGAAGCCGTTGCTTGGTTCCGCTTACACGGGATGTTACCGAAATGA
- a CDS encoding glycosyltransferase family 4 protein, with product MTERGKQTVVQVFASAGWGGGEQYVYDLAERLQREGYGVQLVSRESEVIRRKTASLGCPLVQFPLRSRFGLRSILKMKRLIESVEADIVHTHQFKDTFIALFARALSDRKPKVILTRHLVRPAKRNFLYSYLYRRTDRIVFVSELARRVFLSSSPKIAARSVTVIHNSIPPCRLQTGGVVLRQRYGIPPDTVVVAYAGRLHPEKGVEVLLDAAALLKSEDFVLLVAGQGEPVYEQRLRDRAKALGLDGKVVFTGFLDDVPQFMRQVDIGVVPTVGQEAFGLTVLEFMQAGRAVITTDNGAQPEFVASGTDGILIPPSDAEALAAALRGLIRNRELRELLGAAARKKAEEALSYEHFFREITAVYRDRS from the coding sequence ATGACTGAGCGGGGAAAACAAACCGTTGTGCAGGTCTTCGCCTCGGCCGGCTGGGGCGGAGGCGAACAGTACGTCTACGACCTGGCGGAAAGATTGCAGAGGGAGGGCTACGGCGTGCAGTTGGTATCGCGCGAAAGCGAAGTCATCCGCCGGAAAACCGCTTCGCTGGGGTGTCCGCTCGTGCAGTTTCCGCTCCGCAGCCGTTTCGGTCTCCGTTCCATCCTGAAGATGAAGCGGCTCATCGAATCCGTCGAGGCCGATATCGTCCATACCCATCAGTTCAAGGATACTTTCATTGCGCTCTTTGCCCGTGCCCTTTCCGACCGGAAACCGAAGGTTATCCTTACGCGCCACCTGGTCCGGCCGGCGAAGAGGAATTTTCTCTACTCCTACCTGTACCGGCGGACGGACCGGATTGTCTTCGTCTCCGAACTTGCCAGGCGTGTATTCCTCTCCTCTTCGCCGAAGATAGCGGCGCGGAGCGTGACGGTCATTCACAATAGTATTCCGCCCTGCCGTCTGCAGACCGGAGGTGTCGTTCTGAGGCAGCGGTACGGTATTCCGCCCGATACGGTCGTCGTCGCTTATGCGGGCCGTCTCCATCCGGAGAAGGGGGTGGAGGTGCTGCTTGATGCGGCTGCACTGCTGAAGTCGGAGGATTTCGTACTTTTGGTCGCAGGGCAGGGAGAACCGGTCTATGAGCAGAGACTTCGCGACCGGGCGAAAGCGCTGGGCCTGGACGGAAAGGTCGTTTTTACGGGCTTTCTGGACGATGTGCCGCAGTTTATGCGCCAGGTCGATATTGGGGTAGTCCCGACAGTCGGGCAGGAGGCTTTCGGGCTTACGGTGCTCGAATTCATGCAGGCCGGCCGGGCAGTGATTACCACCGACAACGGGGCCCAGCCGGAGTTCGTCGCTTCCGGTACGGACGGCATACTGATTCCGCCTTCCGATGCGGAGGCTTTGGCGGCGGCTCTGCGCGGACTGATACGGAACAGGGAGCTGCGGGAGTTGCTCGGGGCGGCCGCCCGTAAAAAAGCGGAAGAAGCACTCTCTTACGAACACTTCTTCCGGGAAATCACGGCGGTCTATCGGGACCGCTCATAG
- a CDS encoding MBL fold metallo-hydrolase, translated as MKIARLTFNPFQENTYVLWDETGEAAVVDAGNYTPKETEALRGFIEERGLRPVLAVNTHGHVDHMLGVERVKELYGVPFALHPDDGFLIESAAVHGAMYGFRVEAVPTVERSLADGDEVVFGNTRLRVIHTPGHTPGHVCLYLPQEKVLLTGDTLFRESIGRTDLPGGDYGWIMKSIIDRILPLGEEVTIYPGHGGESTLGHEMLYNPFITEVMEGDVRPE; from the coding sequence ATGAAGATAGCCAGACTGACATTCAATCCGTTCCAGGAGAATACATACGTCCTGTGGGACGAAACCGGCGAGGCCGCCGTGGTCGATGCCGGCAATTATACGCCCAAGGAGACCGAGGCGCTGCGCGGATTTATCGAGGAGAGGGGGCTGCGGCCCGTCCTCGCGGTGAATACCCACGGTCATGTGGACCACATGCTCGGTGTGGAGCGGGTCAAGGAGCTCTACGGCGTTCCCTTCGCGCTCCATCCCGACGACGGGTTTCTGATAGAGTCCGCCGCCGTACACGGTGCGATGTACGGTTTCCGGGTGGAGGCCGTTCCGACCGTGGAACGCAGCCTCGCCGACGGGGACGAGGTGGTTTTCGGGAATACGCGCCTGCGGGTGATACATACGCCCGGCCATACGCCCGGCCATGTCTGCCTCTACCTGCCGCAGGAGAAAGTCCTGCTGACGGGCGATACCCTTTTCCGGGAGAGTATCGGGCGTACCGACCTGCCCGGCGGCGATTACGGCTGGATAATGAAGAGCATCATCGACCGCATCCTGCCTTTGGGCGAGGAGGTGACCATCTATCCCGGACATGGGGGAGAGAGTACGCTCGGCCACGAGATGCTTTACAATCCGTTCATTACCGAGGTGATGGAGGGCGACGTCCGGCCGGAGTAG
- a CDS encoding M23 family metallopeptidase — MKKATIAAALMLAALPLAAQQTGVRVTARNAADNSLAFDAAITGYGTFTIRLAVADIRNHAGDDALTVTVTTGNEGGEILSIAPQDAARPVTADFSWDWINGTLDATPDLGFIYRLPIAAGKSTAVRSLTPAEAGMMRDNIADFRMWEFAMERNEPVFAIRKGTVIHVEGYDAENGQAGGGTIIVEHADGTQARYASLRSGSALVAPGDTIFPDTPIALAGELRSGGYGVQVGLYRYASNRNTALYPHMMAQTEFINPLFMTATGNGLLTDGQRATAKTTKKLLDAESGRTSFWERVFGR; from the coding sequence ATGAAAAAAGCAACCATCGCCGCAGCGCTCATGCTCGCGGCACTGCCGCTCGCCGCACAGCAGACGGGCGTTCGGGTAACCGCCCGCAATGCAGCAGACAATTCGCTGGCATTCGACGCCGCCATAACAGGATACGGCACCTTCACCATCCGCCTGGCCGTCGCCGACATTCGCAACCATGCGGGAGACGACGCCCTCACGGTCACCGTCACCACCGGCAACGAAGGGGGCGAAATTCTTTCGATCGCTCCGCAGGATGCCGCCCGACCCGTGACCGCCGACTTCTCATGGGACTGGATTAACGGAACGCTCGATGCCACGCCCGACCTCGGGTTCATCTACCGGCTGCCGATAGCCGCAGGAAAGAGCACGGCGGTGCGCTCGCTCACTCCTGCCGAAGCGGGGATGATGCGCGACAACATCGCCGATTTCCGCATGTGGGAGTTCGCCATGGAGCGGAACGAACCGGTATTTGCCATCCGAAAAGGGACGGTCATCCATGTAGAGGGCTACGACGCGGAGAACGGACAGGCAGGCGGCGGTACGATTATCGTCGAACATGCCGACGGGACGCAGGCACGCTATGCCTCGCTCCGCAGCGGTTCAGCCCTGGTCGCCCCGGGCGATACAATTTTTCCCGACACCCCGATAGCACTGGCAGGCGAACTGCGCAGCGGAGGTTACGGTGTACAGGTAGGCCTGTACCGTTATGCCTCCAACCGCAACACCGCCCTCTATCCCCACATGATGGCCCAGACGGAGTTCATCAATCCCCTCTTCATGACCGCGACGGGCAACGGTCTGCTCACCGACGGTCAGCGGGCGACGGCCAAAACGACGAAAAAACTGTTGGATGCCGAATCGGGCCGAACGAGTTTCTGGGAACGGGTATTCGGCCGCTGA
- the rlmD gene encoding 23S rRNA (uracil(1939)-C(5))-methyltransferase RlmD: MARKKKELPLIEGLEITTLAAEGKAMGRYNDMVVFVPLTVPGDVVDVQIRNRRRRFMEGTVVRYIEKSPLRAEPFCEHFGVCGGCKWQNLPYPEQLRFKEEQVRDQLTRIGKVELPPLSPIIGSARTTHYRNKLEFTFAPRRWMTYEEIADAGDIDADAALGFHIPGRFDKVLDIRECWLQPAPSNEIRLETKRFCREHGYSSYDIREHRGLMRNLVVRTSSTGEVMVIVVFGEEDRARIGALLDHLKERFPEITSLMYMVNTKLNDSTGDIDAHLWSGRDHIFEEMEGLRFKIGPKSFYQTNSAQAYELYKVARSFAGLTGGETLYDLYTGTGTIANFVARTCRQVVGIEYVPEAIEDAKCNSRLNGIDNTAFFAGDMKDVLDDAFIARHGRPDVVILDPPRAGVHEEVLETIKRAAPQRIVYVSCNPATQARDLALLAPLYRVTAVQPVDMFPHTHHVENVVRLDRNTD, from the coding sequence GTGGCAAGAAAGAAGAAAGAGTTGCCCCTCATCGAGGGGCTGGAAATAACCACCCTGGCCGCCGAAGGCAAGGCTATGGGCAGATACAACGATATGGTCGTATTCGTACCGCTCACCGTCCCGGGCGACGTGGTGGACGTGCAGATACGCAACCGGCGCAGGCGTTTCATGGAGGGGACGGTCGTCCGCTACATCGAAAAATCGCCCCTGCGTGCCGAACCCTTTTGCGAGCACTTCGGCGTTTGCGGAGGATGCAAATGGCAGAACCTCCCCTACCCCGAACAGCTCCGCTTCAAGGAGGAACAGGTACGCGACCAGCTTACCCGGATAGGCAAGGTGGAACTTCCGCCGCTCTCGCCCATCATCGGCTCGGCCCGGACGACGCACTACCGCAACAAACTCGAATTCACCTTCGCACCGCGGCGCTGGATGACCTACGAAGAGATAGCGGACGCCGGCGACATCGACGCGGACGCCGCACTGGGCTTCCACATTCCCGGTAGGTTCGACAAGGTACTCGACATCCGCGAATGCTGGCTGCAGCCGGCCCCCTCGAACGAAATCCGGCTGGAAACGAAACGCTTCTGCCGGGAACACGGCTACAGCTCCTACGACATCCGCGAACACCGCGGCCTGATGCGCAACCTCGTGGTGCGCACCTCCTCCACGGGCGAAGTCATGGTCATCGTCGTATTCGGCGAGGAAGACCGCGCACGCATCGGGGCCCTGCTCGACCACTTGAAGGAGCGGTTTCCGGAAATCACCTCGCTGATGTACATGGTCAATACGAAGCTGAACGACTCGACGGGCGACATCGACGCCCACCTGTGGAGCGGCCGCGACCACATCTTCGAGGAGATGGAGGGGCTGCGTTTCAAGATAGGCCCGAAGTCGTTCTACCAGACCAACTCCGCACAGGCCTACGAGCTCTACAAGGTGGCCCGCAGTTTCGCGGGGCTGACGGGCGGGGAAACCCTCTATGACCTCTACACGGGCACCGGCACCATCGCCAACTTCGTCGCCCGCACCTGCCGGCAGGTGGTCGGCATCGAATACGTGCCGGAAGCCATCGAAGATGCAAAATGCAATTCCCGGCTGAACGGCATCGACAACACCGCATTTTTCGCGGGCGACATGAAAGATGTGCTCGACGACGCCTTCATCGCCCGGCACGGCAGGCCCGACGTGGTGATACTCGACCCGCCGCGGGCCGGCGTACACGAGGAGGTGCTGGAGACCATCAAACGGGCCGCCCCGCAGCGCATCGTCTACGTGAGCTGCAACCCCGCGACGCAGGCCCGCGACCTCGCCCTCCTCGCACCGCTGTACCGTGTGACCGCCGTACAGCCCGTGGATATGTTCCCGCACACGCACCACGTAGAAAATGTCGTCCGGCTCGACAGGAATACCGACTAA
- a CDS encoding carboxymuconolactone decarboxylase family protein — protein MKKILLVSLFSILTFNVMAQEKIVQTAGRDQLGDFAPKFAELNDDVLFGEVWSRTDKLGLRDRSLVTITSLISQGITDSSLGFHLQEAKKNGITRTEIAEIITHIGFYAGWPKAWAAFRLAKDVWAEDTPGEDAKAAFQREMIFPIGEPNTAYARYFIGNSYLAPISREQVSISNVTFEPGCRNNWHIHRATTGGGQMLIGVAGRGWYQEEGKPAVEILPGTVIHIPANVKHWHGAAADSWFAHLAFELPGENASTEWLDPVTDGEYDELQK, from the coding sequence ATGAAGAAGATTCTTTTAGTTTCACTATTCAGTATCTTAACATTCAATGTTATGGCACAGGAAAAGATAGTACAGACGGCGGGGCGCGACCAGTTGGGTGACTTCGCCCCCAAATTCGCGGAACTCAACGACGATGTCCTTTTCGGTGAGGTGTGGAGCCGTACCGACAAATTGGGGCTGCGCGACCGCAGCCTGGTGACGATAACCTCGCTCATCAGTCAGGGTATCACCGACAGCTCGCTGGGCTTCCATCTTCAGGAAGCGAAGAAAAACGGCATCACCCGCACCGAGATTGCGGAGATAATCACCCATATCGGATTTTACGCGGGTTGGCCGAAGGCGTGGGCGGCTTTCCGCCTCGCCAAAGACGTGTGGGCGGAGGATACGCCCGGCGAGGATGCGAAAGCGGCCTTCCAGCGGGAGATGATATTCCCCATCGGTGAGCCGAACACGGCATATGCCCGGTATTTCATCGGCAACAGTTACCTCGCGCCAATCTCGCGGGAACAGGTGAGCATCTCCAACGTCACCTTCGAACCGGGATGCCGCAACAACTGGCATATCCACCGTGCGACGACGGGCGGTGGGCAGATGCTTATCGGCGTGGCCGGCCGCGGCTGGTATCAGGAGGAGGGCAAACCGGCGGTAGAGATTCTTCCCGGCACGGTCATCCACATTCCTGCCAATGTAAAGCACTGGCACGGCGCGGCGGCCGATAGTTGGTTCGCGCATCTCGCCTTTGAGCTTCCCGGAGAAAACGCCTCTACCGAATGGCTCGACCCCGTGACCGACGGGGAGTACGACGAACTTCAGAAATAA
- a CDS encoding flavodoxin, with protein MYKFLLILLSVVGMATATSAQQKQDMNSRQSNHKILVAYFSATGTTARAAQKVAHATGGELYAITPAQPYTDADLNWNDKQSRSSVEMNDQKARPAIKSQKGKIADYDVVFIGYPIWWGLAPRIVNTFIESHDLKGRTVIPFATSGGSGIANSVAELQKAYPGLNWQKGRLLNRTDEQTVRQWVEALGY; from the coding sequence ATGTATAAATTTTTATTGATATTGTTGTCGGTCGTCGGTATGGCGACCGCAACTTCCGCACAACAAAAACAGGATATGAACAGCAGACAATCGAATCATAAAATCCTCGTTGCTTACTTTTCTGCGACGGGCACAACGGCGCGTGCGGCCCAAAAGGTGGCGCATGCAACGGGCGGGGAACTCTATGCCATTACCCCAGCACAGCCTTATACCGATGCCGACCTCAACTGGAACGACAAGCAGTCGCGCAGTTCGGTGGAGATGAACGACCAGAAAGCTCGTCCTGCAATCAAGAGTCAAAAGGGAAAAATCGCCGATTACGATGTCGTTTTCATCGGCTATCCCATTTGGTGGGGCCTTGCTCCGAGAATCGTCAATACGTTTATCGAAAGCCATGATTTGAAAGGCAGGACGGTCATTCCGTTCGCTACGTCGGGCGGCAGCGGTATTGCCAACAGCGTGGCGGAGTTGCAGAAAGCCTATCCCGGTTTGAATTGGCAGAAGGGCAGGTTGCTCAACCGTACCGACGAGCAGACCGTCCGGCAGTGGGTGGAGGCGTTGGGATATTGA
- a CDS encoding response regulator transcription factor: MSEYHKRLFGSGEVEVHPDDLDDVLKNAIASLKHVFQGNKNFAHMKTIREYRVRMGDKFRRVTESFRVLETDRIGNIWLTLCVLEISPNQLPPFTVNYQIVNTVTGEVFSPLIRYFQSESILTKRELEILALIARGKLSKEISEMLHISVHTVNTYRQHILEKLNADNSHEAVRYGQSLGLIEY; the protein is encoded by the coding sequence GTGTCGGAATATCACAAGCGACTGTTCGGGAGCGGAGAAGTGGAGGTTCATCCCGATGATTTGGATGACGTGCTGAAGAATGCGATAGCATCCCTTAAACATGTATTTCAAGGCAACAAAAACTTCGCCCACATGAAGACGATACGGGAGTACAGGGTCAGGATGGGAGATAAGTTCCGGCGTGTTACCGAATCGTTCCGGGTGTTGGAGACCGACCGGATAGGTAATATCTGGTTGACATTGTGTGTGTTGGAAATTTCGCCCAACCAACTGCCGCCGTTTACGGTCAATTACCAGATTGTCAATACCGTTACAGGAGAGGTGTTTTCTCCCTTAATCCGGTATTTTCAGAGCGAATCCATCTTGACGAAACGCGAGCTGGAGATATTGGCTTTGATTGCTCGAGGTAAATTGAGCAAAGAGATATCGGAGATGTTGCATATAAGCGTCCATACCGTTAACACCTACCGACAGCATATCTTGGAGAAGTTGAATGCGGACAATTCGCATGAGGCCGTACGGTACGGCCAGTCTTTGGGGTTGATTGAATACTGA
- a CDS encoding flavin reductase, whose product MNKRFLLSVLLLCCLSSCGTTVENDMNRPNIMETEKRNIGSLLALYPKPMTVVGAEVGGKVNWLVVGHTGIIGHDRIVVSMSKSHHTNRGIKDSKKLSINLVSREMLPEADYVGSVSGASVDKSGVFDYHWGENGTPVIDVSPLTMECNVVDIYETEGFDNFICSVANTYAAPDVLDSNGKLDYTRLKPVLFEFPTYSYLATGEVIGKCLNLDKQPGMCAKEPMTADGIVRLSKIEVYPQFLDEYMKYATEVGGVSLRTEPGVLTMYAVHEKENPCRITILETYASREAYESHIASPHFQKYKRETLHMVKALVLSDQTPLDSSNRINNFIR is encoded by the coding sequence ATGAATAAGAGGTTCCTGTTAAGCGTACTGCTGCTGTGCTGCCTGTCGTCATGCGGTACGACAGTGGAAAATGACATGAATCGTCCCAATATCATGGAAACGGAAAAACGAAATATCGGAAGCCTGTTGGCACTCTACCCGAAACCGATGACGGTCGTCGGTGCGGAGGTCGGGGGCAAGGTGAACTGGCTTGTCGTCGGACATACGGGCATTATCGGTCATGACCGGATAGTGGTCAGCATGAGCAAAAGCCATCATACCAATCGAGGGATAAAAGATTCCAAAAAACTTTCTATCAACCTGGTCAGTCGTGAAATGCTGCCGGAAGCCGACTACGTGGGCAGCGTGAGCGGCGCATCGGTCGATAAGTCGGGGGTGTTCGATTACCACTGGGGCGAAAACGGTACACCCGTGATAGATGTCTCCCCACTGACAATGGAGTGTAACGTGGTGGATATTTACGAAACCGAGGGCTTCGACAACTTTATCTGCTCCGTGGCGAACACCTACGCCGCTCCCGATGTGCTCGACAGCAACGGCAAATTGGATTATACGAGGCTGAAGCCTGTCTTGTTCGAGTTTCCGACCTATTCCTATCTCGCCACGGGAGAGGTCATCGGCAAATGCCTGAACCTGGACAAGCAGCCAGGAATGTGCGCCAAGGAGCCGATGACCGCCGACGGTATCGTGCGCCTGTCGAAAATCGAGGTTTACCCGCAATTCCTTGACGAGTATATGAAATATGCGACCGAGGTGGGCGGAGTCTCCCTGCGCACCGAGCCGGGCGTACTGACCATGTATGCGGTTCATGAAAAGGAGAATCCCTGCAGAATAACCATTCTCGAAACCTACGCAAGCCGGGAGGCATACGAATCGCATATCGCTTCGCCCCATTTCCAAAAGTACAAGCGGGAGACGCTGCATATGGTCAAGGCGTTGGTATTGTCGGACCAGACACCCCTCGACTCTTCGAACCGAATCAATAACTTCATCCGATAA
- a CDS encoding glycosyltransferase, giving the protein MDAKTAVSIIIPFYNGIDWLEMIFVALGKQTFKDFEVIVADDGSREDVVARLEELMARQPFPVTHLWQEDCGFRKNRMLNKAVVQSRTEYLIFLDGDCIPHRKFVEEHCKARREGFVVAGRRVDLPAVLSEGMSVGKVASPGFERKLVWPLLYAGIVRGEKHMENCIRITSPTLRRWFIRQRYEGILGCNFSMYKSDLLKANGFDERYVNPGTGEDTDLEDRLVRLGIRPLVMNHYATVYHKKHRRLDIHNEANRILYEENTRNRVGRTPYGIVRETTE; this is encoded by the coding sequence ATGGATGCAAAAACGGCAGTTTCGATAATCATCCCTTTTTATAACGGCATCGATTGGCTGGAGATGATTTTCGTCGCTTTGGGGAAACAGACCTTTAAGGATTTCGAGGTCATCGTGGCGGACGACGGTTCGCGGGAGGATGTGGTCGCCCGGCTGGAGGAGCTGATGGCCCGACAACCTTTTCCCGTCACTCATCTCTGGCAGGAGGACTGCGGGTTTCGCAAGAACCGGATGCTCAACAAGGCGGTGGTGCAGAGTCGGACGGAGTACCTGATTTTCCTGGACGGCGACTGTATCCCGCACCGGAAATTCGTCGAGGAACACTGCAAGGCGCGGCGGGAAGGGTTCGTCGTCGCCGGCCGGAGGGTAGACCTGCCGGCCGTTCTCTCCGAGGGAATGAGTGTCGGGAAGGTAGCTTCTCCGGGATTCGAGCGGAAATTGGTGTGGCCGTTGCTCTATGCCGGCATCGTGCGCGGAGAGAAACATATGGAGAACTGTATCCGGATTACCTCCCCGACCTTGCGTCGGTGGTTCATCCGCCAGCGTTACGAGGGGATATTGGGGTGTAATTTCTCCATGTACAAATCCGACCTTCTCAAGGCCAACGGGTTCGACGAACGGTATGTAAATCCCGGAACCGGCGAGGATACCGATTTGGAAGACCGGCTGGTGCGTCTCGGTATCCGCCCGCTCGTCATGAACCATTACGCCACGGTGTACCATAAGAAGCACAGGCGGCTGGACATCCATAACGAGGCGAATCGGATTCTGTACGAGGAGAATACCCGGAACCGGGTAGGACGGACGCCGTACGGAATCGTCCGGGAGACCACCGAATAG